The DNA sequence CCCCGGCGCAGATCGCCGCGCTCAACGCGTTGCACCAGGCGCTGGTCGCGCTGGCCGACACCGACCGCGTGGACGACTTCTACGAGGTCAACCGGCGCTTCCACGAGCTGATCTACGAGGCCGCGCAGAACGAGTTCCTGGCCGAGCAGACGCGCGCGCTGCGCAACCGCGTCGGCGCCTACCGCCGCCTGGTCACGCACCGCTCCAGCCGGCGCGCCGGGACGCTGGACGAGCACGCGCAGGTGCTGCGCTGCATCGTCGCCGGGGACGAGGAGGGGGCGGCGGCTGCGATGCGCGACCACGTCAACCTGCTCGGCGAGAAGCTGCTCGACTTCATCGCGCTGTTTCCCAGGATGGCGCCTGCCCCGGCGTCGCGGCCGGGACGCGTGGCGCTGGCCCCCTGAGTTGTCGCGACCCCCGCCGTGCACTACCTGACCTTCGACCTGAGCGAGGACGACGCCGGCACGCTGACCATCGAGGCGCTGGCCTCGACCCCGGCGGCCCAGCACGCGGCCGTGATGGCCGAGGTGCGCCGCATCCTCGAGTGGGCCCGCGCGCGCTTTCCCGACACGCACGGCCCGCTCGACGAGGGCATGGACTGGGACGACGACCTGCAGGTGCAGGTCGAGGACGGCGGCTGGCACAGCGTCGCGCTGACGCTGGCGGCCTCGGCGCGCTTTGCCGAGGCGTTCCGCGAGGCGTTCCCCGGCGCGCTGGGCGAGGCGGACTAGCCCGCGGGGAAGGGCTCCAGCGTGTTGACCATCCAGCCGATGCCGAACCGGTCGGTCAGCATCCCGTAGCACGGCGACCAGAAGGTCGGGCCGAGCGGCATGACGACCGTGCCGCCCTCGGCCAGCGCGTGGAAGGCGCGCTCGGCGGCTTCCTTGGTCGGTACCTGCAGCGCCAGCGAGAAGCCGGCGGCGGGCGGCTCGGTGCCGCAGCCGTCGGACATCAGCACGACGCTGTGGCCGATGCGCACGGCGGCGTGCATCACCTTGTGCTCGTGGCC is a window from the Caldimonas thermodepolymerans genome containing:
- a CDS encoding GntR family transcriptional regulator; this translates as MTSKPAPSASRLSHSQRIQQVLEAEIFSGALPPGARLDEVELAARFQVSRTPVREALRHLASAGLVQVRSRQPAQVVELPAHKLVEMFQVMAELEGLCARLAARRITPAQIAALNALHQALVALADTDRVDDFYEVNRRFHELIYEAAQNEFLAEQTRALRNRVGAYRRLVTHRSSRRAGTLDEHAQVLRCIVAGDEEGAAAAMRDHVNLLGEKLLDFIALFPRMAPAPASRPGRVALAP
- a CDS encoding VOC family protein, translated to MTATTTSPALACLVQPYVFFQGRCEEAIGFYAAAIGAQVEQLMRFDESPDPAPEGLLQPGHEHKVMHAAVRIGHSVVLMSDGCGTEPPAAGFSLALQVPTKEAAERAFHALAEGGTVVMPLGPTFWSPCYGMLTDRFGIGWMVNTLEPFPAG